From the genome of Streptomyces ficellus:
CCGAGCTGGCGGAAGGCGCGGGTGTTCTCGCCGATCTTCTGGGTCGGGAAGTCGGCGAAGCAGATGGAGATGTCCATCGCGGTGATGACCAGCTCGACGACCTTGGCGAAGCGCACCGAGTCGAACGACTGGTTGCCCAAGCCGTCGTCCTTCAGGAACTTCATCAGGTTCAGGGAGGCGAGGTTGCACGAGGTGTTGTCCAGGTGCATGTACTCGCTGCACGGGTTCGAGCCGTTGATGCGGCCGGACTCCGGGCAGGTGTGCCAGTGGTTGATCGTGTCGTCGTACTGGATGCCGGGGTCGGCGCAGGCCCAGGCGGCCTCGGCCATCTTGCGGAACAGCGCCTTGGCCTCGACCTGCTCGATGACCTCGCCGGTCATACGGGCGCGCAGGCCGAACTTCCCGCCGGACTCCACGGCCTTCATGAACTCGTCGTTCACGCGGACGGAGTTGTTGGCGTTCTGGTACTGGACGGACGTGATGTCGTCGCCGCCCAGGTCCATGTCGAAGCCCGCGTCGCGCAGGGCGCGGATCTTCTCCTCCTCCTTGACCTTGGTCTCGATGAAGTCCTCGATGTCGGGGTGGTCGACGTCGAGGATGACCATCTTGGCGGCACGGCGGGTGGCGCCACCGGACTTGATCGTGCCGGCGGAGGCGTCGGCGCCGCGCATGAAGGAGACCGGGCCGGAGGCGTTGCCGCCGGAGGACAGCAGTTCCTTGGAGGAACGGATGCGGGAGAGGTTCAGGCCGGCGCCGGAGCCGCCCTTGAAGATCATGCCCTCTTCCTTGTACCAGTCGAGGATCGACTCCATGGAGTCGTCGACGGACAGGATGAAGCAGGCGGAGACCTGCTGGGGCTGCGGCGTGCCGACGTTGAACCACACCGGGGAGTTGAAGCTGAAGATCTGGTGCAGGAGGGCGTAGGCCAGTTCGTGCTCGAAGATCTCCGCGTCGGCGGGCGAGGCGAAGTAGTTGTAGTCCTCACCGGCCTTGCGGTACGTCTTCACGATCCGGTCGATCAGCTGCTTGAGACCGGTCTCGCGCTGCGGGGTGCCGACGGCCCCGCGGAAGTACTTGCTGGTGACGATGTTGACCGCGTTCACCGACCAGAAGTCGGGGAACTCGACGCCACGCTGCTCGAAATTGACCGAGCCGTCGCGCCAGTTGGTCATGACGACGTCACGACGCTCCCACACGACCTCGTCGTACGGATGCACGCCGGGGGTGGTGTGGATGCGCTCGATACGCAGACCCTTGCTCACCTTGGACCCCTTGGTACGGGACCCTCGTGCCGGGCCGCTCGCCGTCTCTGTCATGCCGCCTCCCATATACGGGCAAAAACACCCTCAAGTGCCCAGATCTTCCCAAGGCACGGTTTCTGTTCTGTCGTCCCGGGCACCACGCACAGCACCCGTGACACGTCTTGTCCGCCGATACGTCCTGCCGGCCCACACCTGCCGCCGGCCGGCACGCCGTGTCCGCCGGCACGTCACGTGCCGCTCGGCGGCTGATCGCCGGCCCCTCGCCGGGCCGGACGGTCAGTCGGCGGCGCTCGCGGGAACGGGGACCCCTGGGGTCACGCCGTTCTCGCCGCCTTCCGCCGGGGGCCGCCGCTCGCGGAGCTCCGCGATGGCCGCCTCGAAGTCTTCGAGTGAGTCGAACGCCCGGTACACGGACGCGAAGCGCAGGTACGCGACGAGGTCGAGCTCCTGCAGCGGACCGAGTATGGCCAGTCCGACGTCATGAGTGGTCAGCTCCGCGCTGCCGGTGGCGCGCACCGCCTCCTCGACCCGCTGGCCGAGCTTGGCGAGGGCGTCCTCGGTGACCGGCCGCCCCTGGCACGCCTTGCGCACCCCGGAGATGACCTTGGTGCGACTGAAGGGCTCGGTGACCCCGCTGCGCTTGATCACCATGAGTGACGCGGTCTCCACCGTGGTGAAACGGCGGGAGCAGTCGGGGCACTGGCGGCGGCGGCGGATCGCCGTCCCGTCGTCGGTGGTGCGACTGTCGACGACACGGCTGTCGGGGTGCCTGCAGAAGGGGCAGTGCATCTCCCAACCCTCCTTCACAGCACGACTGAATAGCCTCGTCAAGGCCCGGATCTCCGGGCCCCTCGAAGCAGCCACAAGCATAGGCGATGGCCACGCCCCCACCAGACCGGGGACCACAACTTGTGGGCGGCCGGGCCAATCCCACCACTAGATCTGGGGTTCAGTCGAGCACGCTGCACCCAGCGCGTGTCGCGCGCGGCGGGATCGGGGATCGCCCCAGAGCCTACGGGAGACGCGCGGCGCCACGGCTTCCGGGGGCGGCGGTGACACACTGGCGGCCCACGGGAACGGCCGCACGACGACCGCACCCCGCCCGCCCCGGGGCCCCTGCCGGGGCGCGACGCCGGAACGTTACGGTGTGCGGGCGGGACCGGGGCGGCCCGGCTCGGCCGAGGCGGCCCGGAAGTGTCCGCGGGTGTCGACGGGTATCGGTGAGTGATCGCACATACACGTAGTCACACGCACATGTAAGCCAATCTCTGATTTTTCACTCGAACGTGTGTTTGGCGCAACCTTTCGAAAGCAACTACCGTTGTCCAGCTAGGGAGACCATTCGAGAGGGGCCGCCGACGTGACCACCACCGCAGACAGTGCCACCATCACTGCCCAGGACCGCTCCCAGAGCCGACTCGAGCCGGTGCATGCCATGAATGAAGCGACCACGACCGCGGAGGGCGCCAAGCCCACGCGCTCGCTGCCCGGACGACCTCCAGGCATCCGGGCGGACAGCTCGGGGCTCACGGACCGGCAGCGGCGGGTCATCGAGGTCATCCGGGACTCGGTGCAGCGGCGCGGTTACCCGCCGTCGATGCGGGAGATCGGCCAGGCCGTGGGCCTGTCCAGCACCTCGTCGGTCGCGCACCAGCTGATGGCCCTGGAGCGCAAGGGCTTCCTGCGCCGGGACCCGCACCGCCCCAGGGCCTACGAGGTCCGCGGGTCCGACCAGCCCAGCACCCAGCCGACCGACACCACGGGCAAGCCCGCCGCGTCGTACGTTCCGCTGGTCGGCCGCATCGCGGCCGGTGGCCCGATCCTCGCCGAGGAGTCGGTCGAGGACGTGTTCCCCCTCCCCCGCCAGCTGGTCGGTGACGGCGAGCTGTTCGTCCTCAAGGTCGTCGGTGACTCGATGATCGAGGCCGCGATCTGTGACGGCGACTGGGTGACCGTGCGCCGCCAGCCGGTCGCGGAGAACGGCGACATCGTGGCCGCGATGCTGGACGGCGAGGCCACCGTCAAGCGCTTCAAGCGGGAGGACGGCCACGTGTGGCTGCTCCCGCACAACGCGGCGTACCAGCCGATCCCCGGCGACGAGGCCACGATCCTCGGCAAGGTGGTGGCGGTACTGCGGCGCGTGTGACAGCGCGCCGGCCCCGACCGGGCCCCGGGACCCACTGCGCCGGTCCCGGGGCCCTACCTGTGTCCCCGACCCTTACGGTTACGCCTCCGCGGCCTTCGCGGCGGCGTCGATCGCGGCCAGTGAGCGGCGCACCTGGTTGCGGTCCGTGGTGTACCAGAAGTCGGGCAGTGAGGCCCGCAGGTAGCTGCCGTACCGCGCGGTGGCCAGGCGGGGGTCCAGGACGGCGACCACTCCGCGGTCGCCCGTGGCACGGACCAGACGGCCGGCGCCCTGCGCCATCAGCAGCGCCGCATGCGTCGCCGCGACCGCCATGAAGCCGTTGCCGCCCGCCTCCTCCACCGCCTTCTGGCGGGCGCTCATCAGCGGGTCGTCGGGCCGGGGGAACGGGATGCGGTCCATCACCACCAGCTGACAGTTCGGCCCCGGGACGTCCACGCCCTGCCACAGCGACAGCGTGCCGAAGAGACAGGTCTCCGGGTCCGCCGCGAAGTTCTTGATCAGCTCACCGAGAGTGTCCTCGCCTTGGAGCAGCACGGGCCTGTCGAGCCGGCCACGGAGCTCCTCGGCGGCGGCCTGGGCCGCCCGCATCGACGAGAAGAGGCCGAGCGTGCGGCCACCGGCCGCTTCGACCAGCTCGGCGAGCTCGTCCATCATGTCGCCGCGGCTGCCCTCCCTGCCCGGAGTGGCGAGGTGCCTGGCGACGTAGAGGATCCCCTGCTTCGGGTAGTCGAACGGCGAGCCGACGTCGATGCCCTTCCACACCGGCACGTCCTCGTCCTCCGTGCCGACGGTACCCTCGGGCGGCAGGCCCAGGGAGGCGCCGACACCGTTGAAGTCGCCGCCGAGCTTCAGCGTGGCGGAGGTGAGGACGACCGACCGCTCGGAGAAGAGCTTCTCGCGCAGCAGGCCGGAGACGGACAGCGGCGCCACCCTTAGGGAGGCCCCGAACCGGTCGTGCCGTTCGTACCAGACGACGTCGTACTCGGAGCCCTGGGTGATGCGCTCGGCGACGTCGTGCACGGTCTCCACCGAGGCCCTGGCCTGCTTGCGGACCGCGTCCTCGTCCTGGACGGACTTGTCGCGGGTCGTACCGAGGGCCGAGACCACCGTACGGGCCGCGTCCCGCAGCGCCATCAGCGCGTATCCGAGGTCCTCGGGGACCTCCTCCAGGCGCCCGGGCAGAGCCAGCTCCATCAGCCGCTCGAACCCCTCGGCGGCCGTCTGGAGCTGGTCGGCGACCTTCTCGTCGACCAGCTTGGCCGCCCGGCGCACCGCGCGGTTGACCTGGCCGGGCGTGAGCTCACCGGTGGCGACCCCGGTGACCCGGGACACCAGCTCGTGCGCCTCGTCGACGATCAGGACCTCGTGCTGCGGGAGCACCGGGGCGCCCTCGATCGCGTCGATCGCGAGCAGGGCGTGGTTGGTGACGACCACGTCGGCGAGCTTGGCGCGCTCCCGCGCGGCCTCGGCGAAGCACTCCGCCCCGTAGGCGCACTTCGACGCGCCCAGGCACTCCCGCGACGTGACGGACACCTGCGACCAGGCCCGGTCGGACACACCGGGCGTCAGGTCGTCCCGGTCCCCGGTCTCGGTGTCGTCCGACCAGTCGCGCAGGCGCAGCAAATCCTGGCCCAGCTTGCTGGTGGGCGCCGCGGTCTCGAACGGGTCGAAGAGGCCGTCCTCCTCCTCCTGCGGAACACCCTCGTGGAGGCGGTGCAGGCAGAGGTAGTTCGACCGGCCCTTGAGCATGGCGAACTCCGGGCGGCGGCGCAGCTGCGGATGCAGCGCGTCCACCGTCCGCGGCAGGTCGCGCTCGACGAGCTGGCGCTGGAGGGCCAGCGTCGCGGTGGCGACCACGACCCGGTCCCCGTGCGCCAGCGCGGGCACCAGGTAGCCCAGCGACTTTCCGGTGCCGGTGCCGGCCTGGACCAGCAGGTGCGAACCGTCGTCGATGGCCTGCGCGACGGCCTCGGCCATGGTGACCTGGCCTGGCCGTTCCACGCCGCCGACGGCGGACACGGCGGCGTGGAGGAGCTCGGGGAGGGATGGCTTCGTCATAGCCCGTCCACCCTACGGCCCGCCACTGACAGCCGGATCACGGACGACCGGATCACTGACGACCGGACAACCGACCACCGGATCACGACGACCGGATCATGGCGCATCACGCGAGCGGGTTGGGGACGGTGCCGTGGACGGCGGCGTGGGGGCGCTGGGCCCGGTCGCGGTAGCCGTCCAGGTGCAGCCGGTTGCGGTTGAGGCAGAGGCGCTCGATGCGCGGCGTGAGGAGGTCGAACAGCTCGTAGCGGTCCTTGAGGTCCGGAAAGCGGGCCTGGTGGCGGAGGATCTCTGCCCGTACGAGTGACCAGAAGTCCTGCTCCGGTACTCCCAGTTGTTCCTCGCAGAGCGGCGCCAGGTAGCGGAAGACGCCGACGAACAGCCCGGAGTGGATGAACTGGGTGAGGAACCCGGGTTCCTCGGTGAGCAGCACCTCCCGGACGTCGTCCGGCATCGTGTCGTGTTCCGGCACCGGGTGGGCGCTGACGTTGATGTCGTCCACGAAGTCCTTGATCGCCAGCCGGACGGGGACGTCATGGTCGTCGAAGACGACGATGGTGTTCTCGCCGTGCGGGGAGAAGACGGTGCCGTAGCGGTAGAGGAAGTGCAGCAGGGGCGGCAGCAGGGCGCCGAACAGGTGCCGCAGCCACGCGTCGGCGGTCAGCCCCGACCGGGCCACCAGTTCGGCGGTGAAGGAGCGGCCCTCGGCGTCCGTGTGGAGGAGGGCGGCGAGCGTGCGGGCCCGTTCGCCGGGCGGGAGGCGCAGCGGTTCGCGCCAGATCGCGCCAAGAAGTTCCTTGTACTGGTACGGCGCCTCGGGGAGGTGGTCGTACAGCGGGTGCTCGACCGTGACGGACGCGACCTCGCCGAGCAGGATCACCCCGCACGCGTCGCGCAGGAACGGATCCGCGTCGCGCACCGCGTGGACCCAGGAGGTGACGGCGGGCGCGGCGAGGGTGCGTTCGGTGGGGAGCCCGCGCCAGACCAGGGTGTTGAGGACGGACAGCGGCAGCTTGACGCTGAACCGGTCGGGCCTGCTGATGTTGAGGAACG
Proteins encoded in this window:
- the nrdR gene encoding transcriptional regulator NrdR translates to MHCPFCRHPDSRVVDSRTTDDGTAIRRRRQCPDCSRRFTTVETASLMVIKRSGVTEPFSRTKVISGVRKACQGRPVTEDALAKLGQRVEEAVRATGSAELTTHDVGLAILGPLQELDLVAYLRFASVYRAFDSLEDFEAAIAELRERRPPAEGGENGVTPGVPVPASAAD
- the lexA gene encoding transcriptional repressor LexA, with amino-acid sequence MTTTADSATITAQDRSQSRLEPVHAMNEATTTAEGAKPTRSLPGRPPGIRADSSGLTDRQRRVIEVIRDSVQRRGYPPSMREIGQAVGLSSTSSVAHQLMALERKGFLRRDPHRPRAYEVRGSDQPSTQPTDTTGKPAASYVPLVGRIAAGGPILAEESVEDVFPLPRQLVGDGELFVLKVVGDSMIEAAICDGDWVTVRRQPVAENGDIVAAMLDGEATVKRFKREDGHVWLLPHNAAYQPIPGDEATILGKVVAVLRRV
- a CDS encoding ATP-dependent DNA helicase; this translates as MTKPSLPELLHAAVSAVGGVERPGQVTMAEAVAQAIDDGSHLLVQAGTGTGKSLGYLVPALAHGDRVVVATATLALQRQLVERDLPRTVDALHPQLRRRPEFAMLKGRSNYLCLHRLHEGVPQEEEDGLFDPFETAAPTSKLGQDLLRLRDWSDDTETGDRDDLTPGVSDRAWSQVSVTSRECLGASKCAYGAECFAEAARERAKLADVVVTNHALLAIDAIEGAPVLPQHEVLIVDEAHELVSRVTGVATGELTPGQVNRAVRRAAKLVDEKVADQLQTAAEGFERLMELALPGRLEEVPEDLGYALMALRDAARTVVSALGTTRDKSVQDEDAVRKQARASVETVHDVAERITQGSEYDVVWYERHDRFGASLRVAPLSVSGLLREKLFSERSVVLTSATLKLGGDFNGVGASLGLPPEGTVGTEDEDVPVWKGIDVGSPFDYPKQGILYVARHLATPGREGSRGDMMDELAELVEAAGGRTLGLFSSMRAAQAAAEELRGRLDRPVLLQGEDTLGELIKNFAADPETCLFGTLSLWQGVDVPGPNCQLVVMDRIPFPRPDDPLMSARQKAVEEAGGNGFMAVAATHAALLMAQGAGRLVRATGDRGVVAVLDPRLATARYGSYLRASLPDFWYTTDRNQVRRSLAAIDAAAKAAEA
- a CDS encoding IucA/IucC family protein codes for the protein MPKPPATPDSAEPPAAPSTAPPELNPRAWARASRDLLAKMLGEFAYEEVIAPAPLPSAPDAPSAPDAPSGPDAPSGPAGGDGSRQARYALEVDDGSVLTFAARRTAYGSWRVDPGSITRDGQPFTDPLDFLVRARRTLQLDGATLGHLLRELTITLAADARLDHTALPAGRLADLGYAELEGHQTGHPWIVFNKGRIGFSASDAARWAPEARRPAPLPWIAVSTALAAYRGVPALHAPADLYGRELGPAAHDAFDAVLRARGLDPSAYLYLPVHPWQWDEVLLQLYAPAIAEGAIVPLPSDGDLRLPQQSIRTFLNISRPDRFSVKLPLSVLNTLVWRGLPTERTLAAPAVTSWVHAVRDADPFLRDACGVILLGEVASVTVEHPLYDHLPEAPYQYKELLGAIWREPLRLPPGERARTLAALLHTDAEGRSFTAELVARSGLTADAWLRHLFGALLPPLLHFLYRYGTVFSPHGENTIVVFDDHDVPVRLAIKDFVDDINVSAHPVPEHDTMPDDVREVLLTEEPGFLTQFIHSGLFVGVFRYLAPLCEEQLGVPEQDFWSLVRAEILRHQARFPDLKDRYELFDLLTPRIERLCLNRNRLHLDGYRDRAQRPHAAVHGTVPNPLA